Proteins encoded in a region of the Syntrophorhabdaceae bacterium genome:
- a CDS encoding (2Fe-2S)-binding protein: MKRLINLIINNKPYEIAVATNKTLTQVLRDDLNLLGTKEGCGLGDCGACTVILNGRPVNSCLVLAVQADGCEIETIEGVAPDGKALHPIQQAFVDQGAIQCGFCTPGMILSAKSLLEKNPKPTEEEIREAISGNLCRCTGYQKIVEAIQVASKTMKKI; the protein is encoded by the coding sequence ATGAAGAGATTAATCAATCTTATTATTAATAATAAGCCATACGAGATCGCTGTAGCAACCAACAAAACCCTTACTCAGGTTTTAAGGGATGATTTGAATCTACTGGGGACAAAGGAGGGCTGCGGTTTAGGTGACTGCGGTGCATGTACCGTCATATTAAACGGAAGACCTGTAAATTCCTGTCTTGTCTTGGCAGTCCAGGCAGACGGGTGTGAGATTGAGACCATAGAAGGTGTTGCCCCGGATGGCAAGGCTCTTCACCCAATACAGCAGGCATTTGTTGACCAGGGTGCAATCCAGTGCGGCTTTTGCACACCAGGCATGATATTATCTGCCAAGAGCCTACTTGAAAAAAACCCAAAACCTACAGAGGAAGAGATAAGAGAGGCCATATCAGGGAATCTCTGTAGATGCACAGGGTATCAAAAGATAGTAGAGGCAATACAGGTTGCATCAAAGACCATGAAGAAAATATAA
- a CDS encoding Tm-1-like ATP-binding domain-containing protein, with the protein MKKILVVSTLDTKGVETFYLRDKIKQLGKTPIVLDISMRPAEGFQSDITSEAVAEAGGSTYKDILASKERAKNTAIMTKGASHITLDMWRRGELDGIVGIGGSTGSLMATDVMRALPFGVPKMMISSTAALPGMSTRYIDIGDIALFHSVVEISGLSEVLKNVIDRAAHGICGMVEAESLKGVKGVGAKKAIALTMLGPCEKCASRVRQELESKGFDVIGFSAAGIGDRAMEKMVEDGLFSGVIDLAPGAVIEHLVGGMRDAGPTRMEAAGKMGIPQVISTCGLNHITPPKSKYTEDHRNRRKYDLDKFRTWLRASPEELKKAAMEFKRKLNMAKGPVKIILPMKGWSSVDVPGSATFDPDEDKIFLNELKNGLKEGIEVIEVYANMEEPLFAQAVINAGIGVF; encoded by the coding sequence ATGAAAAAGATACTTGTTGTCTCAACCCTCGATACAAAGGGGGTTGAGACCTTTTATTTAAGAGACAAGATTAAGCAATTGGGTAAAACCCCGATAGTATTGGATATATCCATGAGACCTGCAGAGGGCTTTCAGAGTGATATAACTTCTGAGGCTGTGGCCGAGGCAGGTGGCAGCACATATAAAGACATCCTTGCTTCAAAAGAAAGGGCAAAAAATACAGCCATCATGACAAAAGGCGCCTCCCATATAACCCTTGATATGTGGAGAAGAGGAGAGCTTGACGGTATTGTTGGTATTGGTGGTTCTACAGGGTCTCTTATGGCAACAGATGTAATGAGGGCATTGCCTTTTGGCGTTCCTAAGATGATGATATCTTCTACTGCTGCTTTGCCGGGTATGTCTACAAGATATATAGATATAGGTGATATAGCACTTTTTCATTCTGTAGTGGAGATTTCGGGATTAAGTGAGGTTTTGAAAAATGTTATAGATAGGGCAGCCCATGGTATATGTGGTATGGTGGAGGCAGAATCTTTAAAGGGGGTTAAGGGTGTGGGAGCAAAAAAGGCAATAGCCCTTACCATGTTAGGTCCTTGTGAAAAGTGTGCATCAAGGGTGAGACAGGAGCTCGAGTCAAAAGGTTTTGATGTAATAGGCTTTTCTGCTGCTGGTATTGGCGATAGGGCCATGGAAAAGATGGTGGAGGATGGGCTTTTTAGTGGCGTTATAGACCTTGCGCCCGGCGCAGTGATTGAACATCTTGTGGGAGGCATGAGGGATGCAGGTCCTACAAGGATGGAGGCAGCAGGAAAAATGGGCATACCCCAGGTGATATCCACATGTGGACTCAATCATATAACCCCGCCAAAATCAAAATACACAGAAGACCATAGAAATAGAAGAAAATATGATTTGGACAAGTTCAGGACATGGCTTAGGGCTTCTCCAGAGGAGCTAAAAAAGGCTGCCATGGAGTTTAAGAGAAAACTCAATATGGCCAAAGGTCCTGTTAAGATCATCCTTCCCATGAAGGGATGGTCTTCTGTTGATGTGCCTGGAAGCGCAACTTTTGACCCTGATGAAGATAAGATATTCCTTAATGAATTGAAAAATGGATTAAAAGAAGGTATAGAGGTTATAGAGGTGTATGCTAATATGGAAGAGCCTTTATTTGCTCAGGCAGTAATCAATGCCGGTATAGGTGTCTTCTAA
- a CDS encoding class I adenylate-forming enzyme family protein — protein sequence MRPIRYTDEMIEEFKRDDYWTDEVFTDFWERNAKELGDREALVDSKYRVTWKQAWKLLNNLAYAWVSLGIPKDSRIIIQAPNSVYGFISRIAADRAGLISLTVYPYLREKELTYMVERTEAVAVAIPHIYRKFNYLDMYKELKKTSPYLKFFFLFEEEVPEGAPEGSYSLIKLANQDVDETKYKELDARRFSPYFDVGLLTSTTGTTGLPKLVEWPIASRVCTSKARVDIWKLTKDDITVAIAPHAGGAAGTLTYFAAPLVGAKTVMMEEFDPEGALKLIEKEKATAIGVVPTHLVRMLEVDETKYDLSSLRFIRSAGGYLPPQVAEEAERRYKAIITSDLGTQDVGSVSGCTIDDPGEIRRRTVGRMLPGNKVKLLDDNGNEVKEGEPGQLWFRGPHAPAGYYRDPESTGAVFDKDGWTTTGDIVKSEDGFLWIMGRAKDMIIRGGQNIYPAEIEGILNEHPKVANVAIVGYPDKEMGERACAYVVPKPGETFTKEEMVEFLKSKKLAAFKLPERLEIVDSLPIVGDSGKVDKKALKADIEKKVAGG from the coding sequence ATGAGACCAATTAGATATACAGATGAAATGATAGAGGAATTCAAAAGAGATGACTATTGGACCGATGAGGTCTTTACAGACTTTTGGGAAAGAAATGCAAAAGAATTAGGTGACAGAGAAGCGCTTGTGGACTCCAAATACAGGGTTACATGGAAACAGGCATGGAAACTTTTAAACAACCTTGCATATGCATGGGTGAGCCTTGGGATACCTAAAGATTCAAGGATTATCATACAGGCGCCAAACAGCGTATATGGATTTATTTCCAGAATTGCCGCAGATAGAGCAGGGCTTATATCCCTTACTGTTTATCCGTATCTAAGGGAAAAGGAACTAACCTATATGGTAGAGCGGACAGAGGCGGTTGCCGTTGCCATACCCCATATCTATCGCAAATTTAATTATCTTGATATGTATAAAGAATTGAAAAAGACATCGCCATACCTTAAATTTTTCTTCCTCTTTGAAGAGGAGGTTCCAGAGGGTGCGCCAGAGGGCTCTTATTCTCTTATTAAGCTTGCCAATCAGGATGTGGATGAAACTAAATACAAAGAACTTGATGCAAGGAGGTTTAGTCCATATTTTGATGTGGGACTTCTTACAAGCACCACAGGGACAACAGGGCTACCCAAACTTGTAGAATGGCCCATAGCATCAAGGGTATGCACATCAAAGGCAAGGGTGGATATATGGAAGCTTACAAAGGACGATATAACCGTTGCCATTGCACCTCATGCAGGTGGTGCAGCAGGAACACTTACCTATTTTGCAGCACCCCTTGTGGGAGCCAAAACTGTTATGATGGAGGAGTTTGACCCAGAAGGTGCATTAAAGCTCATAGAAAAGGAAAAGGCAACGGCAATAGGGGTTGTTCCCACGCATCTTGTGAGGATGCTTGAAGTAGATGAGACAAAATATGATTTGAGCTCACTGCGTTTTATACGTTCTGCCGGCGGTTACCTCCCGCCACAGGTAGCAGAGGAGGCAGAGAGGAGATACAAGGCAATCATAACAAGTGACCTTGGCACCCAGGATGTAGGCTCTGTATCAGGATGCACCATAGATGACCCAGGAGAGATAAGAAGAAGGACTGTAGGAAGGATGCTTCCTGGAAATAAGGTCAAACTCCTTGATGATAATGGCAATGAGGTCAAGGAAGGAGAACCAGGACAATTATGGTTCAGAGGCCCACATGCACCTGCTGGTTATTACCGTGACCCTGAATCAACAGGAGCAGTCTTTGACAAAGATGGCTGGACCACCACTGGGGATATCGTTAAATCAGAGGACGGTTTCCTCTGGATTATGGGCAGGGCAAAGGATATGATTATACGTGGTGGACAAAATATCTATCCTGCCGAAATAGAAGGTATTCTTAATGAACATCCAAAGGTTGCAAATGTGGCAATAGTGGGTTATCCTGATAAAGAGATGGGCGAAAGGGCATGTGCCTATGTGGTTCCAAAGCCAGGTGAGACCTTCACAAAAGAGGAGATGGTAGAATTTTTGAAATCCAAGAAGCTTGCTGCATTTAAGCTCCCTGAAAGACTTGAGATCGTGGACTCCCTGCCTATAGTGGGCGATTCAGGTAAGGTGGATAAAAAGGCGCTGAAGGCTGATATAGAAAAGAAGGTGGCAGGGGGATAA
- a CDS encoding xanthine dehydrogenase family protein subunit M — translation MLLLPRFDYEEPKDLHEACKIMAGLKDNGKILAGGTDLLVNMKKGLIFPKCLVSIGKIPGLSEIEPQNGSISIGSNLIVAKLTEFDLIKQRYSILYESAASLGSPLIRNRATIGGNIVTARPAADLPPSLIALSARIKLKNKKGERELKLEDFFKGPGETVIKKDEIMTSIIIDEPPPFSGGNYIKLGHRRALEIAIVAVASFITLDKPDGIIKDAKILLSAVAPTVIHAVSAEGALIGEKPTGKLIEKVASLASQECSPIDDIRGGAQYRCAMVEVLTKRTLTAALKQAKKSR, via the coding sequence ATGCTTTTATTACCCAGATTTGATTATGAGGAGCCAAAGGATCTGCATGAGGCATGTAAGATAATGGCAGGCCTTAAGGATAATGGAAAGATCCTGGCAGGCGGCACTGATCTTTTGGTCAATATGAAAAAAGGCCTTATCTTTCCAAAGTGTCTTGTAAGTATAGGAAAAATACCCGGTCTTTCTGAGATAGAGCCACAGAATGGCAGTATATCCATTGGGTCAAACCTTATTGTGGCCAAATTAACAGAGTTCGATCTCATCAAACAGAGATACTCTATTTTATATGAGTCAGCAGCCTCGCTTGGCTCCCCCCTTATAAGAAACAGGGCAACAATAGGAGGAAATATTGTTACTGCAAGACCTGCCGCAGACCTCCCCCCATCTTTGATAGCACTTAGTGCCCGAATTAAACTGAAAAACAAAAAGGGTGAGAGGGAACTTAAGCTGGAAGACTTCTTCAAAGGACCTGGTGAGACAGTTATAAAAAAGGATGAGATAATGACAAGTATTATTATAGATGAACCACCTCCTTTCAGCGGCGGTAACTATATTAAACTTGGTCATAGAAGGGCCCTCGAGATCGCCATTGTGGCAGTGGCATCTTTTATCACCCTTGACAAACCCGATGGCATCATAAAGGATGCAAAGATTTTATTAAGTGCCGTAGCGCCTACAGTAATACATGCAGTCTCTGCAGAAGGTGCATTGATAGGAGAAAAACCTACAGGCAAACTCATAGAAAAGGTAGCCAGCCTTGCATCCCAGGAATGCTCTCCTATAGATGACATACGAGGCGGCGCCCAGTATCGGTGTGCCATGGTAGAGGTGTTGACAAAAAGGACATTAACAGCAGCCCTGAAACAGGCAAAAAAAAGTAGGTGA